The genomic segment CCAAATGTCGATAAAAAGAATGTATTCATCTCTCATCCTCCTTTATTGAGATTTGTTACTATTCTCTTTATCGGCAGGATGAGAGATTTTTTTTAGCTTTTTTTCAAAAATTCACGAAACTCCAGATAGAGATAAGAAGAAATATTTCAATATCATTACTCATTGCAGAGTTCCTATTTCTGTTTATAAAACCATACCCTGGGGGAATGACCCATTAAGTAAACATCCGGATTTTAAACATGAAACTTTTCCTATTTTTAAAAGACCAACTAATTATGTCTATGATAAGATTTTAAGACAGATACATCCTGACATTGAAGAGAGGAGGGTATATGTTAAAGAAGGTATAAGGAGATGTGAGGATATTAAAAAGGTGTTAAATACTCCTGAATGCAAACGCCGCCTGGAAGATATTAAATCTTCAGGTGAAATTCCTCAAGATGTCGAAATAAGTGAAATATTGAAAGTATTAACAGAGTTTAAAGATTTTGGGAATATATATGATACCTTCATCAACTTTATCGAGAGTAAAGATGGTATTTTTAATAAAATATCTCAAAGACATAAGGATATACCCGAAAGGGTAGTTGGAAAGATGTTAGATGAAGGAAGACTTATGGAAGAGGTAGAGAAGGCACATGCTGAACTCAAATCTGATATGGGTGAGATATATAACTTATTCTCTAATATTTTAAGGAGATTACCTTCCTTAAGTAATTTTGCTCAACTGATTGGAAGACAATTAGACAGCATAGGAGAATGGATAGAAAGAGAGAGACCAAAATCTATTAGGGTAGGAACCGATATAGCTTTGGAAGATATAGTCGATACAGCAGATGATTTTCGTAGATACCAGGAGCGTCGCAGGGAACTGATGCGTGTAAGGTGGTCAAGATGACTGAACTGAAACTGATAGGAAATTGATAATATGTAAAGACGGGCATCCTTGTAATAATATGGCTTAGGGTCAAACCCTGATTATAAATTTTAACATCAAGCCTGTTTATGGTCATCCACTACTCATCCATTCTACACCAAACTCTTAGAGAAGTCAATCAAAAAACCCCGTCCACAGCAATTCTCGGTGAAAATTAAAACCGTGATTTAATGGGGGTTTTGAGGGGTAGGGGAAAAATATTTTTCGCGAACTTTTTTATTTTTTGGAGTGCGAAAGTGCCAGAGATCCTTAAAAAGTAAGAGTCAGTCCCGCATTTAAGGCATAATCTTCAACCTGCCTAAATTCTGAATTTTCCAATGGTAAAGATAGTTTACCACCTTTCTCCGTAATCTTCCATGCTGGTTTATATTGAGCCATAGGATGGAAGATTATGGCACTTTTTAACCCTCTAAGGTGCTCAACAAGTGGTCTCTGACAGCAGTCCCAATGCCCCGGTAAGACTAAATGCCGGACTATTACCAGATTGAACAATTTCTTTTCACAAATAGTTTTCAATGCAGATGTTGCTGTCTCTTTATATTGTGGTGCCTGGCTAAGGGTAAAGGCACAATTATTATTAAAGTATTTAAAGTCAAAAACCAATATATCCACAAGTCCCCAAAGAAGATTATAAAATGCCGGAGTAGAGTAGCCATTCGTATGCCATATTATAGGTAAATATGATGCCCAGGAAGGTGCATTCCTCAGGAAATTTAAGATTGCCAGAAAAGATTGGTCAGGGTTTCCTCCTAAAAAGGATATATTATCAAATTCACCAGGAGGATATTCCTTTCTTATTTCTTCCCAAAGAGAAGGTGTAAAAGATATGCCTTTAACCTCATGAGGGTTTATCAATTCTCCCTTCTGGCAGAATCTACACCTTATGTTGCAACCTATAAGTTCTATTACCAGAGTTCTTCCTATCTCTTTTTCCTCTCCTATATGAACAAAATGCTGATGATAATAAGAGGTATTTCCCATAGCACATTCACCCTTGTCTATTCTTTCCCCGCCACATTTATGTCCACAGAGGCAGCATTCTTTGAGGTATGCCTTAAAGAGTTTTCTTTTTATCTCATAAACAGTAAGGTTACTATCAGACCTTGATTTTTCGTCTGAAAGGATTTTCTTCATTACATCATTGTGAAGAGTAAGGAGTTTGTTTAATTCTTCTGGTAACATTTTCGGAATCAGGTAATTTTTTAAGGTTCTCATCCAAATTAGTTGTAAGAAAATACCTTCTCCATTAAGATATTCTATCACTCTTCTTCAGCTACAATGTACCTGCCGCCGGGTTCTTCTGAAGGAACTGGAATATCTAAAAAGCTACCTGATTCTTCATCAATCATCTTTGCATATCCTTTAGGACTATATACTAATGGATTATCCATTATCTTTTTTACTATTAATTTCATCTTCTCCACTTTTTCTACAATACGCTGTTTTCTTAGAATACCATTAGCAAGTTTTTCTACATCAGGAATCTGTGCTAATTCTGAATAAAGAGTTAATACTAATACTGGTAATTCTTCCTTTGAAGGATATTTTCCACGAATAGCTTTTAGTACCTTTATCCCATCTTCAGTAGGCTTATCCAGATTTATAT from the bacterium genome contains:
- a CDS encoding radical SAM protein, coding for MRTLKNYLIPKMLPEELNKLLTLHNDVMKKILSDEKSRSDSNLTVYEIKRKLFKAYLKECCLCGHKCGGERIDKGECAMGNTSYYHQHFVHIGEEKEIGRTLVIELIGCNIRCRFCQKGELINPHEVKGISFTPSLWEEIRKEYPPGEFDNISFLGGNPDQSFLAILNFLRNAPSWASYLPIIWHTNGYSTPAFYNLLWGLVDILVFDFKYFNNNCAFTLSQAPQYKETATSALKTICEKKLFNLVIVRHLVLPGHWDCCQRPLVEHLRGLKSAIIFHPMAQYKPAWKITEKGGKLSLPLENSEFRQVEDYALNAGLTLTF
- a CDS encoding response regulator, whose amino-acid sequence is MEDNEYLVQEMKEIVLKDYEEIFALPIKEGSYQVYALWRLEKQEREGNKIDLVILDINLDKPTEDGIKVLKAIRGKYPSKEELPVLVLTLYSELAQIPDVEKLANGILRKQRIVEKVEKMKLIVKKIMDNPLVYSPKGYAKMIDEESGSFLDIPVPSEEPGGRYIVAEEE